CAAGTACAGCGTGATGTACCTGCTGGTCTATCTGCTGTGGATCGGCCTGACCCGCCTGATCCTGACCCTGCTGCTGATGCTGTCCGGCCACCGTATCGGCCCGGCCTACCCGGTGCTGCTCTATTACAACCAGATCGTCGGCGCCCTGGTGAAGATCTACGTGTTCTTCCGCCTCGATCAGCAGTCCTGGACGCGCCAGAACACCAAGCTCAACCGCGGCCTGTCCAGCTTCGCCAACTGGTTCAACAGTTGGTCGTCACGCGCCATGACCTTCTCTGCTGCCTCTGTATTCATCGCCGCGCTGCTGGCGCTGGTATGACCGAACTCGAATAGGAATTAGCCACCATGAACTCCGTCGCCAATCTCAACGTCGTCCATGAGTCCGAAGCCCAGCGCCAGCACGCCCGTGTCAAGCTGCCCGGGCGCCTGCGCTACACCACCGCCAAGGGCGAACGCGTCGATGCACGCCTGCAGGATGTCTCTGCCGGCGGTTTCAGCTTCACCAGCGAGAAAACCACACACAAGGTCGGTGACTATCACCGTGGCCAATTGCAGTTCCAGCTCGACGGCCTGGTGCTGGGGCTGGATGTGGAATTCCAGGTCAACGCCGTGCAGGCCGAACACAACCGTGTCGGCTGCCAGTTCCATAACCTTGGCGCACGTGAAGCGGCGGCCCTGCGCCACCTGATCAGCGCGCATCTGGGTGGTGAGCTGATCAACGTCGGCGAGGTGCTGCACATCCTGCAGCGCGACAACTTCACCAAGGCACGCAAGAACGGTACGGGCGGCGGCATGAGCATGCTCGGTCGCCTGCGCGCCGTGACCTTCAGTGGCGCCATCTTCCTCGTCGGCCTGGCGGCCTTCGGCTACATCGGCAAGTCGGTGTATGGCCTGTACTTCGTCACCCATGCCAAGTCGGCGCAGATCAGCCTGCCCGCGCTGCAGGTCACCATGCCGCGTGAAGGCAGCGTGCAGGCCCTGGTACAGCCAGACGCCGTGGTGGAAAAAGGTGCGCCCATCGCCACCTTCACCACCAGCATGCTGGAGATGCTCAAGGGCCACCTGGGTGAAGACCAGCTCGAACCGAGCCAGATCGAGGCCCTGTTCGCCCGCGAGATGCAGGGCACCCTGACCAGCCCGTGCAACTGCAAGGTTGCTCGCCAACTGGTGGCCGACGGTCAGTTCGCCAGCAAGGGCGACGTGATCTTCGAGCTGGTGCCACAGGACGGCGTCGCCACCGTCGCCGCCAGCTTCCCCTATCGCAACCTGGAACAGGCACGCCCCGGCACCCCGGTGACCTTCAAGGTGGCCGGTGAGGACGAAGCCCGTCATGGCCAGATCATCAGCACCAGCCTGCACGACGGCGGCCTGAGTTCGGACATCCGCGTGGTGATCAAACCGCAGGACGTACTGCCGGCCAGCCTCGCCGGCCAGCCGGTGGACGTGGTCATCGACCGTGGCCCGTCCCTCGGCGGTCTGGTCGACCACGCCGTAGCCGCCGGCCGCTGAGGAGATCGCCGTGAGCATGCCTCTACTTCGCCCTGCCCTGCTCGGCCTGGCCGTCAGCGCCACGCTGGTCGGCTGCGCCGGCCTGCCGGACGAGCGCCTGGCCCGCGAAGCCCTGCAAAGCGGCGATCAGCAGACTGCCGAATGGCATTTCCGCCAACTCGCCGAGATGGGCTACAGCAACGCGCAGATCGGCCTGGCCGATATCTACGCGGCCAGCGGCCAGAACCAGGACATGCAGGAAGCCGAGCGCATCTATCGCCAGGCCCTGGATGGCTCACCGCGCGCCGAAGCGCGCCTGGGCAAGCTGCTGGCGCGCAAGCCCGGCAGCACCCTGGTCGAGCGCCGCGAGGCCGCCGAACTGCTGGAACGTGCCAACCGCGCTGGCGAGCCCAGCGCGCTGCTGCCCCTGACCGAACTCTACCTGTTCTACCCACAGGACTTTCCCACCATGAACGTTGCCCAGCGTATCCATGACTGGCGCCAGCAGGGCCTGCCGCAGGCCGAACTGGCGCAGATTCTCCTGTACCGCAGCGAAGGTTCCTACGATCAGCACCTCGGCGAGATCGAACGCATCTGCCAGGCGCGCCTGACTCAGGAAGAAGCCTGCTATGCCGAACTGGCCACGGTCTATCAGAAGCAGGATCGCGCCGATGCCCGCGATGCCCTGACCGAGCGGCTGCTGGCCGGCTACCGCGCCGGTCGCGTCTCGCCCAACCAGGTCGAGGCCGTGGCCGGGGTGCTGAGCGACCCCGAACTGGGCCAGCCGCAACCACAACGCGCGCAGGAGCTGCTGGAAGCCATCGCCCCGGATTACCCCGCCGCCTGGGTCAGCCTGGCCCGCCTGCTCTACGACTACCCGCAGCAGGGCGATACCGAAACCCTGCTCGGCTACCTGGACAAGGGCCGCGAAGCCGCCCTGCCGCGCGCCGAACTGCTGCTCGGACGCCTGTA
The genomic region above belongs to Pseudomonas sp. GOM7 and contains:
- the algK gene encoding alginate biosynthesis TPR repeat lipoprotein AlgK; amino-acid sequence: MSMPLLRPALLGLAVSATLVGCAGLPDERLAREALQSGDQQTAEWHFRQLAEMGYSNAQIGLADIYAASGQNQDMQEAERIYRQALDGSPRAEARLGKLLARKPGSTLVERREAAELLERANRAGEPSALLPLTELYLFYPQDFPTMNVAQRIHDWRQQGLPQAELAQILLYRSEGSYDQHLGEIERICQARLTQEEACYAELATVYQKQDRADARDALTERLLAGYRAGRVSPNQVEAVAGVLSDPELGQPQPQRAQELLEAIAPDYPAAWVSLARLLYDYPQQGDTETLLGYLDKGREAALPRAELLLGRLYYEGKLLPKQPHKAEEHLRKAAPSEPSANYYLGQIYLRGYLGEVYAQKALDHLLSAARAGQLSADFALAQMYSQKRGIKPDPVNAYVFSQLALPRQTPQTQELADAIAASLTPAQLAEGQRLLREEREVRGNVLQQQAALQVSQP
- a CDS encoding alginate biosynthesis protein Alg44, coding for MNSVANLNVVHESEAQRQHARVKLPGRLRYTTAKGERVDARLQDVSAGGFSFTSEKTTHKVGDYHRGQLQFQLDGLVLGLDVEFQVNAVQAEHNRVGCQFHNLGAREAAALRHLISAHLGGELINVGEVLHILQRDNFTKARKNGTGGGMSMLGRLRAVTFSGAIFLVGLAAFGYIGKSVYGLYFVTHAKSAQISLPALQVTMPREGSVQALVQPDAVVEKGAPIATFTTSMLEMLKGHLGEDQLEPSQIEALFAREMQGTLTSPCNCKVARQLVADGQFASKGDVIFELVPQDGVATVAASFPYRNLEQARPGTPVTFKVAGEDEARHGQIISTSLHDGGLSSDIRVVIKPQDVLPASLAGQPVDVVIDRGPSLGGLVDHAVAAGR